From a region of the Fischerella sp. JS2 genome:
- a CDS encoding response regulator transcription factor has translation MLMLSCESSTLRVLVVDDHELTRLTLQLIFSGQENIQVVGLACNGQEAIEMVKRHKPDVIVLDLQMPVMDGWIASGEIKAIDPSTQIIAYSSVDDSKLIEGKARACLDAVCKKDVPTTELVSLVRQLGQRTINGTFAG, from the coding sequence ATGTTAATGTTGTCTTGTGAGTCTTCTACCTTGCGCGTTCTAGTGGTTGATGACCACGAACTAACACGCTTAACTCTGCAATTAATATTTTCTGGTCAAGAAAATATCCAAGTTGTAGGTTTAGCTTGTAATGGTCAGGAAGCCATAGAAATGGTTAAGCGCCACAAGCCTGATGTGATTGTTCTAGACTTGCAAATGCCAGTTATGGATGGGTGGATTGCGTCCGGTGAGATTAAAGCTATTGATCCTAGCACTCAGATTATTGCTTACTCATCAGTAGATGACTCTAAACTTATTGAAGGAAAGGCAAGAGCTTGTTTAGATGCTGTTTGTAAAAAAGATGTGCCTACCACAGAACTAGTTTCCTTGGTTAGGCAACTAGGCCAAAGGACGATTAATGGTACTTTTGCTGGATAA
- a CDS encoding universal stress protein, whose translation MLKTILVALDSSGIAERVIETLNDLVLPKDSKVVLCHVFPPPELEMELPADRPHSDSPALSYLQIEKQLQSYQAQLPVPSEIELVTGDPAEEIIRLANIYKADLIVIGSRGLTGMNRIVQGSVSSQVVEEANCSVFVVKLN comes from the coding sequence GTGCTAAAGACTATTTTGGTAGCTCTAGACTCTTCAGGTATTGCAGAGCGAGTCATTGAAACTTTAAACGATTTAGTACTACCAAAAGACAGCAAAGTTGTCCTTTGTCATGTTTTCCCTCCCCCTGAGTTAGAAATGGAATTGCCTGCCGATAGACCTCACTCAGATTCCCCAGCCCTTTCTTATCTACAGATCGAAAAACAACTGCAATCTTATCAAGCACAGTTACCTGTGCCAAGTGAAATAGAATTAGTTACCGGTGATCCAGCAGAAGAAATAATCCGCCTTGCCAATATTTACAAAGCTGATTTAATTGTGATTGGTAGTCGTGGATTGACTGGTATGAACCGAATAGTTCAGGGTTCAGTTAGTAGTCAAGTAGTAGAAGAAGCCAATTGCTCTGTGTTTGTAGTCAAGCTTAATTGA
- the ppk1 gene encoding polyphosphate kinase 1, with product MAKSKKTTNQQINLNDTQYYLNRELSWLEFNSRVLHEALDSRTPLLERLKFLAIFSSNLDEFFMVRVAVLKQQVEAKVSQLSFDGRTPQQQLDDISFVLRPLVAQQHQHFEQVLRPLLANHNIHILDYIDLTEKQRKYLDNYFEEQIFPVITPLAVDPSHPFPYISNLSLNLAVVVKNPETEEEFFARVKVPKVLPRFLPLPPELGIQRHGKPALWTGVPLEQAIAHNLESLFPGMNIQEYHPFRITRDADLELEEDEADDLLLLIEQELRKRRVGGTPVRLEIQSQTPDVIRNRLLQDLELTESDVYEVDGLLGLHDLMYFMSLSVPAELKDPPWQSVVPPRLQRIREVNPSSEVLEIEEGRDFFAVIRERDLLVHHPYQSFTASVVRFITSAAHDPNVLAIKMTLYRTSGDSPIINALIAAAENGKQVSVLVELKARFDEENNIFWAKRLESVGIHVVYGLVGLKTHSKIVMVVRREQDRIRRYVHIGTGNYNPKTARLYTDLGLFTCQEELGADVTDVFNFLTGYSRQKSYRQLLVAPVNLRDRFIGLITREVENAQKGFSGRIVAKMNSLVDPQIISELYKASRAGVQIDLIVRGICCLRPGLKDISENIRVISIVGRFLEHSRIFYFYNNSEEEIYIGSADWMPRNLDRRVEVITPILDPDIAKDLQEILGIMLADNRQAWELQADGSYIQRRPGEDCPEANSQKILMSMALSPPAIASNLMNSRKNYVYPDK from the coding sequence ATGGCGAAATCTAAAAAGACCACCAATCAACAAATTAATCTTAACGATACACAATATTACTTAAATCGTGAGTTAAGCTGGCTAGAATTCAATAGCAGAGTATTGCATGAAGCTCTAGATTCACGCACACCCCTTTTAGAACGCCTCAAGTTTTTGGCTATCTTCAGTTCTAACTTAGATGAGTTCTTCATGGTGCGCGTTGCAGTTTTAAAGCAACAAGTAGAAGCAAAAGTTAGCCAATTAAGTTTTGACGGTAGGACACCACAACAACAACTGGATGATATCAGTTTTGTTTTACGTCCTTTAGTAGCCCAACAGCATCAACATTTTGAGCAAGTATTAAGACCTCTTTTAGCCAATCACAACATCCATATTTTGGATTACATAGATTTGACTGAAAAACAGCGTAAATATTTAGACAATTATTTTGAAGAACAAATCTTTCCCGTTATCACTCCTCTTGCTGTTGACCCTAGCCATCCTTTTCCCTACATTTCTAATCTCAGTTTAAATTTAGCAGTTGTAGTTAAAAACCCAGAAACAGAAGAAGAATTTTTTGCGAGAGTTAAAGTCCCGAAAGTTCTACCGCGATTTTTGCCTTTACCCCCAGAGTTGGGAATTCAACGGCACGGGAAACCTGCTTTGTGGACTGGCGTACCCTTGGAACAGGCGATCGCTCACAATTTAGAGTCGCTTTTTCCAGGGATGAATATTCAAGAATATCATCCCTTCCGGATTACTCGTGATGCTGATCTAGAACTAGAAGAAGATGAAGCCGACGATTTACTACTTTTAATTGAGCAAGAACTGCGAAAACGGCGAGTCGGTGGTACTCCTGTTCGACTAGAAATTCAATCCCAAACTCCTGATGTCATACGCAACCGACTATTGCAAGATTTGGAATTAACTGAAAGCGATGTCTATGAAGTAGATGGTCTTTTGGGACTACACGACTTAATGTATTTTATGTCTTTGAGCGTCCCAGCAGAACTGAAAGATCCTCCTTGGCAGTCTGTTGTCCCCCCTCGTCTGCAACGTATTCGCGAAGTTAATCCCAGTTCCGAGGTCCTAGAAATAGAAGAAGGCAGAGACTTTTTTGCTGTAATTCGGGAACGAGATTTACTCGTACACCATCCTTATCAATCTTTTACAGCATCAGTAGTGCGCTTTATTACTAGTGCAGCCCATGACCCGAATGTCCTAGCAATTAAAATGACTCTCTACCGTACTTCTGGTGATTCACCAATCATTAATGCGCTAATTGCTGCTGCGGAAAATGGCAAGCAAGTATCTGTATTAGTAGAACTGAAAGCGCGGTTTGATGAAGAGAATAATATATTTTGGGCTAAGCGTTTAGAAAGCGTGGGAATTCACGTTGTTTACGGTCTAGTCGGTTTGAAAACCCACTCTAAAATAGTCATGGTTGTACGGCGCGAACAAGACCGTATCCGTCGCTATGTTCATATTGGCACTGGCAATTACAACCCCAAAACAGCACGATTATATACAGATTTGGGATTATTTACTTGCCAAGAAGAGTTAGGGGCAGATGTTACAGATGTATTTAATTTCTTGACTGGATACTCACGGCAAAAGTCTTATCGCCAATTATTGGTAGCACCTGTGAATTTACGCGATCGCTTTATTGGACTGATTACAAGAGAAGTCGAAAATGCTCAAAAAGGTTTTTCTGGGCGTATCGTTGCGAAAATGAACTCTCTTGTCGACCCACAAATCATTTCTGAACTTTACAAAGCTTCCCGCGCAGGTGTACAAATCGACTTAATTGTCAGGGGTATTTGCTGTTTACGTCCTGGACTTAAAGATATCAGCGAAAATATTCGCGTTATTAGTATTGTGGGTCGATTTTTAGAACACTCCCGGATTTTCTATTTCTACAATAATAGTGAAGAAGAAATTTACATTGGCAGTGCCGACTGGATGCCTCGTAACCTAGATCGGCGAGTGGAAGTAATTACCCCAATCTTAGATCCAGATATTGCTAAAGATTTGCAAGAAATTTTAGGTATTATGTTGGCAGATAATCGCCAAGCTTGGGAGTTACAAGCGGATGGCAGTTATATTCAACGTCGTCCTGGTGAAGATTGTCCTGAGGCTAATTCACAAAAAATTCTCATGTCTATGGCTTTAAGCCCACCAGCGATCGCCTCAAACTTGATGAATTCAAGAAAGAATTATGTGTATCCTGACAAGTAA
- a CDS encoding DUF2854 domain-containing protein: MLRQVSLGTLGLTIGGVLTIIGFIAYANDNATLNLVGFFYGIPLVLGGLALKANELKPIPFSQATTPTVLELRQQQATPTQNKIRKDLTRYSYGQNAHFDRALSYLGLTCSDGELPLITGLREEDINGNYALILEFDSSTIPIDIWQQKQEKMVSYFGPGVDVKVTQPGEDTIELTLIATTK, translated from the coding sequence ATGTTACGCCAAGTTTCTCTGGGAACCCTGGGTTTAACCATCGGTGGTGTCTTAACCATCATTGGCTTCATCGCCTACGCTAACGATAATGCTACTCTTAATCTGGTTGGGTTTTTTTACGGGATTCCACTAGTGCTAGGAGGATTGGCACTTAAAGCTAATGAACTCAAACCGATACCCTTCAGTCAAGCTACTACGCCTACAGTTTTAGAACTGCGTCAGCAGCAAGCAACTCCCACTCAAAATAAAATTCGCAAAGACCTGACTCGTTATTCCTACGGGCAAAATGCTCATTTTGATCGTGCTTTATCTTACTTGGGTTTAACTTGTTCAGATGGAGAACTACCACTGATCACAGGGTTACGAGAAGAAGATATCAACGGAAATTATGCCTTGATTTTAGAATTTGATTCTTCAACAATACCAATTGATATCTGGCAGCAAAAACAAGAGAAAATGGTTAGTTATTTTGGTCCTGGAGTCGATGTTAAAGTCACACAGCCAGGAGAAGATACTATTGAACTAACATTGATTGCGACTACAAAATAG
- a CDS encoding DNA-directed RNA polymerase subunit beta'' — protein MTNDKMIFRNRVVDKGQLRNLISWAFTHYGTARTAVMADKLKDLGFRYATKAGVSISVEDLMVPPSKRSLLEAAEAEIRATEERYQRGEITEVERFQKVIDTWNGTSEALKDEVVTHFKKTNPLNSVYMMAFSGARGNISQVRQLVGMRGLMADPQGEIIDLPIKTNFREGLTVTEYIISSYGARKGLVDTALRTADSGYLTRRLVDVSQDVIIREFDCGTTRGIPIRAMTEGGKTMIRLETRLMGRVVAEDVVHPTTGEVIAPRNTPISDDLAKIIEKSGVTEVVVRSPLTCEAARSVCQHCYGWSLAHAKMVDLGEAVGIIAAQSIGEPGTQLTMRTFHTGGVFTGEVAKQERAVMAGTIRFPRRLRTRPYRTRHGEDALYVETNGTLTLDAGDSTTREIAVTQGSTLYVVDGQQVKQGQLIAEVALGGRTTRANTEKAVKDVASDLAGEVKFADVVAEQKTDRQGNTTTTAARGGLIWILSGEVYNLPPGAELVVKENDTVATNGVLAETKLTTQHGGVVRLPEATPGKSTREIEIITASVILDQATVTVQSSQGKNNYLVSTGNNQVFNLRATPGTKVQNGQVVAELIDDRYRTTTGGMLKYAGVEVQKKGKAKQGYEVVQGGTLLWIPEETHEVNKDISLLLVEDGQYVEAGTEVVKDIFCQNNGVIEVTQKNDILREVVIKPGDLLMVDDPEAVMSKDNTFIQPGEELLGQTFNELRYIQYVETPEGPALLSRLVVEYAVPNYPDVPSTTSVSQQTARSIQLRAVQRLPYKDSERVKCVEGVELLRTQLVLEIEQEDEQDHTASPLAADIELVADTNDPEIQRLQLVILESLTVRRDITADATQGSTNTTLEVEDGQTIAPGAVVARTQILCKEGGIVRGVKKGTEAVRRCLVLRQQHDMIKMNCAVQPKIKPGDLVVEGTEIASGVIAEESGQVVAVKKAESAGETTADESALATQNYSVTIRVGRPYRVSGGAILQVEDGDLVQRGDNLVLLVFERAKTGDIIQGLPRIEELLEARKPKEACILAKRAGEVKVIYGDGDEAIAIKVIEPNAVVTDYTIGPGQNLVVTDGQTVSAGQPLTDGPANPHEILDVFFNLGSEDGVYACASHALQKVQTFLVNEVQMVYQSQGIDIADKHIEVIVRQMTSKVRVDDGGDTTMLPGELVELRQIEQVNEAMAITGGARAQYTPVLLGITKASLNTDSFISAASFQETTRVLTEAAIEGKSDWLRGLKENVIIGRLIPAGTGFNTYEESGIVEDYTDSFSSSVLDEVEDPLDMVLDDRTARTYNLDSPTLGVGEMTYGSRPKSILDDDDDLIPGEINDLTEDDEDDYDEDDFEDEDDE, from the coding sequence ATGACTAACGACAAAATGATTTTCCGCAATCGCGTCGTTGACAAAGGTCAACTGCGTAATTTGATTTCTTGGGCGTTTACGCACTATGGTACAGCGCGGACGGCTGTGATGGCGGACAAATTAAAAGATTTGGGTTTCCGCTATGCTACTAAAGCTGGGGTTTCAATCAGCGTAGAAGATTTGATGGTGCCTCCTTCCAAGCGATCGCTCCTAGAAGCCGCAGAAGCAGAAATTCGCGCTACAGAAGAACGTTACCAACGGGGGGAAATTACGGAAGTAGAACGTTTCCAAAAAGTAATTGATACCTGGAACGGTACTTCTGAAGCCCTTAAAGACGAAGTTGTCACCCACTTCAAAAAGACAAACCCCCTTAACTCCGTGTATATGATGGCATTTTCTGGAGCTAGGGGTAATATCTCCCAAGTACGGCAATTGGTAGGAATGCGGGGACTGATGGCAGATCCGCAAGGGGAAATTATTGACTTACCGATCAAAACCAACTTCCGGGAAGGACTCACCGTTACTGAGTACATTATTTCCTCTTACGGTGCGCGCAAAGGTTTGGTAGATACCGCCCTCCGCACAGCAGACTCTGGTTATCTCACCCGTCGTCTGGTGGACGTTTCCCAGGATGTGATTATCCGGGAGTTTGACTGTGGAACTACCAGAGGAATTCCCATCCGGGCAATGACCGAAGGTGGTAAGACTATGATTAGGCTAGAAACCCGCCTCATGGGGCGAGTTGTGGCGGAAGATGTGGTACATCCCACCACCGGTGAAGTCATCGCACCTCGAAATACACCCATTTCTGACGACTTGGCAAAAATCATTGAAAAATCAGGTGTTACTGAAGTAGTAGTGCGATCGCCCTTGACTTGTGAAGCAGCACGATCAGTTTGCCAACATTGCTATGGCTGGAGTTTAGCCCACGCCAAAATGGTAGATTTAGGTGAAGCTGTAGGTATTATTGCTGCCCAAAGTATCGGTGAACCGGGTACCCAGCTGACGATGCGTACTTTCCACACAGGCGGTGTATTCACTGGGGAAGTGGCTAAACAAGAACGCGCTGTAATGGCTGGTACAATTCGTTTCCCCCGTCGCCTGCGCACAAGACCATATCGTACCCGTCACGGTGAAGATGCTTTGTATGTGGAAACGAACGGCACACTAACTTTGGATGCGGGTGACTCAACAACCAGGGAAATTGCTGTTACTCAAGGTTCAACACTCTACGTTGTAGATGGACAACAAGTCAAGCAAGGTCAATTAATCGCAGAAGTAGCCCTTGGCGGACGTACAACTCGCGCTAATACAGAAAAAGCTGTGAAAGACGTAGCGTCTGACTTAGCCGGGGAAGTTAAGTTCGCCGATGTTGTTGCAGAACAAAAAACTGACCGTCAAGGTAACACCACCACCACAGCAGCACGGGGTGGTTTAATCTGGATTTTGTCAGGGGAAGTGTATAACTTACCACCTGGTGCAGAATTGGTAGTCAAAGAAAATGATACCGTCGCGACTAATGGTGTCCTCGCAGAAACCAAGCTCACCACCCAGCACGGTGGTGTGGTACGTTTGCCCGAAGCTACCCCAGGCAAATCTACACGGGAAATTGAAATCATTACAGCTTCTGTAATTTTAGACCAAGCTACAGTCACTGTCCAAAGTTCGCAAGGTAAAAATAACTACTTAGTTAGCACTGGTAATAATCAAGTCTTTAACTTGAGGGCAACACCTGGTACAAAAGTCCAAAACGGTCAGGTAGTCGCCGAGTTGATTGACGACCGTTATCGTACCACTACTGGTGGAATGCTCAAATACGCTGGTGTAGAAGTCCAGAAAAAAGGTAAAGCCAAGCAAGGTTACGAAGTGGTGCAAGGCGGAACTTTACTGTGGATTCCTGAAGAAACCCACGAAGTGAATAAAGACATCTCCTTGCTGTTAGTGGAAGACGGTCAGTATGTTGAAGCTGGTACTGAAGTAGTTAAGGATATCTTCTGCCAAAACAATGGTGTGATTGAAGTCACCCAGAAAAATGACATTCTGCGAGAAGTTGTAATTAAACCAGGAGACCTGCTGATGGTAGATGACCCAGAAGCAGTGATGAGTAAAGATAACACCTTTATCCAACCTGGTGAAGAACTACTGGGACAAACCTTTAATGAACTGCGCTACATTCAGTACGTGGAAACACCAGAAGGTCCTGCCTTATTAAGTCGTTTGGTGGTTGAGTATGCAGTACCCAACTATCCTGATGTGCCTTCTACTACATCTGTGAGTCAGCAAACTGCCCGTTCAATTCAATTGCGGGCTGTACAAAGGCTGCCTTACAAAGATTCTGAACGTGTTAAATGTGTTGAAGGTGTAGAACTGCTACGAACCCAACTAGTCTTGGAAATTGAGCAAGAAGACGAGCAAGACCACACAGCTTCCCCCTTGGCAGCAGATATTGAATTGGTAGCTGATACTAATGATCCAGAAATTCAACGTTTGCAGCTAGTTATTTTGGAATCTTTAACGGTTCGTCGAGATATTACCGCTGATGCTACTCAAGGTAGTACAAATACAACCCTTGAAGTTGAAGACGGACAAACTATTGCTCCTGGTGCAGTAGTAGCACGTACCCAAATCTTATGTAAAGAAGGCGGTATTGTACGGGGCGTCAAAAAAGGTACAGAAGCTGTTCGTCGTTGCTTGGTGTTGCGTCAACAACACGACATGATCAAGATGAATTGCGCTGTCCAACCCAAAATAAAGCCGGGTGATTTGGTGGTAGAAGGTACAGAAATTGCTTCAGGAGTCATTGCTGAAGAATCTGGGCAAGTTGTAGCAGTGAAAAAAGCAGAAAGTGCAGGAGAAACTACGGCTGATGAATCAGCACTGGCTACTCAAAACTACTCTGTTACCATCCGTGTTGGTCGTCCCTACCGCGTCAGTGGTGGTGCGATTTTACAAGTAGAAGACGGCGATTTGGTGCAGCGTGGTGATAACTTGGTGTTGTTAGTATTTGAACGCGCCAAGACAGGAGACATCATCCAAGGTTTGCCGAGAATTGAAGAACTCCTCGAAGCTCGTAAGCCAAAAGAGGCATGTATCTTAGCTAAGAGAGCAGGAGAAGTTAAGGTTATCTATGGTGATGGTGACGAAGCGATCGCTATAAAAGTGATCGAACCAAACGCTGTAGTTACAGACTATACGATTGGCCCTGGACAAAACTTAGTAGTTACAGACGGGCAAACAGTCAGTGCTGGACAGCCACTCACAGACGGCCCAGCCAACCCCCACGAAATCTTGGACGTCTTCTTTAACCTTGGTTCTGAAGATGGAGTCTACGCCTGTGCTAGTCATGCCTTGCAGAAGGTGCAAACCTTCCTGGTGAATGAAGTACAAATGGTGTATCAGTCTCAAGGAATTGATATTGCTGATAAACACATTGAAGTGATTGTTCGTCAGATGACTTCTAAAGTACGGGTTGATGATGGTGGTGACACCACTATGCTGCCTGGTGAATTGGTAGAACTGCGTCAAATCGAACAGGTAAACGAAGCGATGGCAATTACCGGCGGTGCGAGGGCGCAATACACTCCTGTATTGTTGGGTATTACCAAAGCATCTTTAAATACTGATAGCTTCATTTCTGCCGCGTCCTTCCAAGAAACTACTCGGGTATTAACCGAAGCAGCAATAGAAGGTAAATCTGATTGGTTACGTGGTTTGAAAGAAAACGTGATTATCGGACGATTGATTCCTGCTGGCACAGGCTTTAATACCTACGAAGAATCCGGTATAGTCGAAGACTACACTGATTCCTTCAGCAGTAGCGTCTTGGATGAAGTTGAAGATCCATTAGATATGGTGCTGGATGATCGCACAGCCCGTACCTACAACTTAGATTCTCCAACTCTAGGAGTAGGAGAAATGACTTATGGCAGCAGACCAAAGTCAATTCTAGATGATGATGATGATTTGATTCCGGGTGAAATCAACGATCTGACAGAAGACGACGAAGATGATTACGATGAAGATGATTTTGAGGACGAAGACGACGAATAA
- the hisD gene encoding histidinol dehydrogenase, with protein MLRIITQQADVRSELQRICDRTNDEQVLHKEATVREVLQAVKRQGDKAVLHYTAEFDHQILRPEELRVTGSEIDAAYQQVSKELVEAIRLACRQIEAFHRQRVPKSWVHFDDDEVVLGKRYTPVDRAGIYVPGGRAAYPSTVLMNAIPAQIAGVRRIIMVTPPGAGKTIYPAVLVAAQEVGLQEIYRVGGAQAIAALAYGTKTIPKVDVITGPGNIYVTLAKKLVYGTVGIDSLAGPSEVLIIADETANPVHVAADMLAQAEHDQMAAAILLTTDPALAKNVQVAVERQLVDHPRRTLTEKALAHYGLIVIVESLQAAAELSNEFAPEYLELEVEDPWEKVLPFIRHAGAIFLGHSTPEAVGDYIAGPNHTLPTSGAARYASPLGVETFLKYSSIIQYSQTALEKVAGAIDALAAAEGLASHADSVRRRVQKEE; from the coding sequence ATGCTGCGAATCATTACTCAGCAGGCAGACGTCAGATCAGAATTACAAAGGATCTGCGATCGCACCAATGACGAACAGGTGCTTCATAAAGAAGCAACAGTGCGGGAAGTGTTGCAAGCGGTGAAGCGCCAAGGTGATAAAGCTGTATTACATTACACAGCAGAATTTGATCATCAAATTCTCAGACCAGAAGAACTACGGGTTACAGGCTCAGAAATAGATGCTGCCTATCAACAGGTCTCAAAAGAACTAGTGGAAGCAATTAGACTGGCTTGTCGCCAAATTGAAGCGTTTCACCGCCAACGAGTTCCGAAAAGTTGGGTACACTTTGATGATGATGAAGTGGTTCTCGGCAAACGCTATACTCCTGTAGATCGAGCAGGAATATACGTACCTGGTGGTCGCGCTGCATACCCAAGTACAGTCTTAATGAATGCAATTCCTGCCCAGATAGCAGGAGTACGCCGTATAATTATGGTGACACCTCCAGGAGCAGGTAAAACGATTTACCCAGCAGTTTTGGTAGCTGCCCAAGAAGTTGGGTTGCAAGAAATTTATCGCGTTGGTGGAGCGCAAGCGATCGCTGCTTTAGCCTATGGTACAAAAACAATTCCTAAAGTCGATGTCATCACCGGACCAGGTAACATTTATGTGACTTTGGCAAAAAAACTGGTTTATGGAACAGTTGGTATTGATTCTTTAGCGGGCCCGAGCGAAGTGCTGATTATTGCCGATGAAACCGCGAATCCCGTTCATGTAGCAGCAGATATGCTAGCACAAGCAGAACACGATCAAATGGCGGCGGCAATTTTATTGACCACAGATCCGGCTTTAGCTAAGAACGTGCAAGTTGCTGTCGAAAGACAATTAGTAGATCACCCGAGACGCACCCTTACAGAAAAAGCCCTCGCTCACTACGGCTTGATTGTAATTGTAGAATCCCTACAGGCAGCAGCCGAACTCTCAAATGAGTTTGCTCCCGAATACCTAGAACTAGAAGTGGAAGATCCTTGGGAGAAAGTCCTACCATTCATTCGCCATGCTGGGGCAATTTTCTTAGGTCACTCCACACCGGAAGCAGTAGGAGACTATATTGCTGGGCCCAACCATACCTTACCTACCTCTGGTGCAGCCCGCTATGCTTCGCCATTGGGAGTCGAAACTTTCCTCAAATACTCAAGTATTATTCAGTACTCACAAACTGCCTTGGAAAAAGTAGCAGGCGCAATTGATGCACTAGCAGCAGCCGAAGGCTTAGCCTCTCATGCTGATTCCGTAAGACGGCGAGTTCAAAAAGAAGAATAA